AAAACATAGTATATGTAGTATATCCAAAATGGTCCCCTGGATTAAATTGATCATATTTATTTAACTTTGATTCAATGACGTCAGACGCTAGTTTTGTGATTAGAAGAGATGAATTTTTGTCCTCTACTAACTTTTTAGGATGTATAAAAGCTACTTCATCTAATTCCTCTTCTTGAACCTGTATTTCATTTGAATCTGCCAATAATGAGAAAATGACCATGTTATCACTAATCACTTCTTTTATTACCCCTGAACGAATTCCTACAACTCCAGCTATACTTGCAGAGATGCCTGTTTCTTCTTTAATTTCCCTTAATACAGCCTCATCAATGGTTTCTCCTTCATTAACAAATCCAGCCGGAAAAGACCATTTCCCCTTGAGTCCACCATATTTCTTTTTAACAACAAGCCATTCTCCTTCATGATTAGCCACAATTCCAGATACAGCTAACCATACATTTCCCCTTTTAGATTGAGTCAATATAGAGCCCCCTTTTTTTCTTATTTTAACACATAGAGAAATAAGAAAAGCGCAAGCGCCTTGGTCGTCCCCGACAAGCATAAGACGATTTGGAATAGAAGGCGTTCTCTTTGCCTTATATTCCAAATTGGCTTATGATCTCGAGGGCTAGGCGCTGGAGCTAGACACTAAAACTACGTACAAAATTTTATACTTTCTTACCTTTTAAAAAAGAGACAAAGGCATATGCCTTCGTCTCTTTTTCACAACAATTATAGAATGTTGAATTTTCCTTTTTTCAATACTAATGAAGGACCTCCAACCATGTATAAAGCACGGTTATCAATCATTTTCTTCATAAATGAAGCTTTAGTACCTACTAATTTTTTACCAAATACAACACCAACTGCATCGTCTTCACCTAATGATGCAACAGATCCTTTAATGTCCGGAGTGAAAGATGCCATTTCTCCACGACCACGAATGGCTGATGCAAGGTTTTTCGCACAAGTTTCACCTTGTTGCATAGCAATTTGCGCTGTTGGAGGATATGGACGATTAATTTCTTCATTAATGATTAACGAACAATCTCCAATAATGAATACATCATCATGTCCCGGTGCACGTAGTTGTGGATCAACTTTTACACGGCCACGCATATTTTCAAATCCAGCTTCTTCCACAACACTGTT
This Metabacillus endolithicus DNA region includes the following protein-coding sequences:
- a CDS encoding NUDIX domain-containing protein: MTQSKRGNVWLAVSGIVANHEGEWLVVKKKYGGLKGKWSFPAGFVNEGETIDEAVLREIKEETGISASIAGVVGIRSGVIKEVISDNMVIFSLLADSNEIQVQEEELDEVAFIHPKKLVEDKNSSLLITKLASDVIESKLNKYDQFNPGDHFGYTTYTMFL